The following proteins are co-located in the Hydrogenophaga sp. RAC07 genome:
- a CDS encoding Nif11-like leader peptide family natural product precursor translates to MSVDAARLFIKSAESDTSIVNQVLGLKGDASRVASEIATLAKAHGHTFSEADWDVAIREFIFDKVKNNQVTPEQYQQAAKYIAGTGSVICCCSFWSRTT, encoded by the coding sequence ATGTCAGTTGATGCAGCCAGACTTTTTATTAAGAGTGCCGAGTCGGACACGAGCATTGTGAATCAGGTCCTCGGTCTCAAAGGGGATGCTTCGAGAGTCGCAAGTGAAATTGCAACGTTGGCAAAGGCCCACGGTCACACCTTCAGTGAGGCCGACTGGGATGTCGCAATTCGTGAGTTCATATTTGATAAGGTCAAGAACAATCAGGTCACTCCCGAACAGTATCAGCAGGCGGCAAAGTACATAGCGGGCACGGGCAGTGTCATTTGCTGCTGCAGCTTCTGGTCCCGGACGACCTGA
- a CDS encoding NYN domain-containing protein, with translation MRSALFVDFDNVYSGLRRLDPAVAERFAFQPINWIRWLTDSLVAPPHAPEGAKRRLLVRRCYLNPQAYQRFRPAFNRAGFEIIDCPPMTSEGKTSTDIHMVLDVVDLLQHEVHYDEFIVFSADADFTPLLRKLRRSDRRTTVLAVGFPSAAYQASADLLIDQDNFVRFGLGFAEPELPVASVPTPTARPSADVIKDVKVLITKCVAESPKPVALSSLASKALKEVEGLDAANWAGFGGFKRLVETIQLPKLMVDWNAGAVLDPIRHAASAQKAEAHVDEVALDTVLEKVALLVQNELDQAGRPVPCARLAKLILDRYGELAADWGGKGSFRAFLDELNLGELKVSWENGGGHVFDSQARATLLDSPPVIRTPDWGQQAHLFPIIQQIHAATGMPLISPREMQGLLGALVAEVDGQPFALSDTGKRVRDRCREAGLGVSRADVSYVLKGILIAGHEFASGNDHVSALSGRFIESMRVICAGEQMVLDDATLDSLREWSSGAVI, from the coding sequence ATGAGAAGTGCGCTGTTTGTGGATTTCGACAACGTCTACTCCGGGCTTCGCAGACTCGACCCCGCAGTGGCTGAGCGCTTTGCCTTCCAGCCCATCAACTGGATTCGCTGGTTGACCGACTCACTGGTGGCTCCACCGCATGCGCCAGAGGGAGCCAAGCGGCGGCTCCTCGTGCGGCGGTGTTACTTGAACCCCCAGGCCTATCAGCGTTTTCGGCCAGCGTTCAACCGGGCTGGTTTTGAGATCATCGATTGCCCGCCCATGACCAGCGAAGGCAAAACCAGTACCGACATCCACATGGTGCTGGACGTCGTGGACCTGCTGCAGCACGAGGTGCACTACGACGAGTTCATCGTGTTCTCAGCAGACGCTGACTTCACGCCGCTCCTGCGAAAACTGCGGCGCTCGGACAGGCGCACGACGGTCCTGGCGGTCGGCTTTCCGTCGGCGGCGTACCAAGCTTCAGCCGACTTGCTCATCGACCAGGACAACTTCGTCCGGTTCGGACTTGGGTTTGCGGAACCCGAGCTCCCTGTTGCATCAGTCCCCACCCCAACAGCTCGTCCTTCGGCCGATGTCATCAAAGACGTCAAGGTGCTAATCACAAAGTGTGTCGCGGAGTCGCCCAAGCCGGTTGCGCTGTCCTCGCTTGCCAGCAAGGCACTCAAGGAGGTGGAAGGCTTAGATGCAGCCAATTGGGCGGGGTTTGGCGGCTTCAAAAGACTGGTGGAGACCATTCAGCTTCCGAAGTTGATGGTTGATTGGAATGCCGGCGCAGTACTGGATCCGATACGCCACGCCGCCAGTGCCCAGAAGGCGGAAGCTCATGTGGACGAGGTAGCTCTCGACACCGTTCTCGAGAAAGTGGCGCTCCTCGTTCAAAACGAGCTGGATCAGGCTGGGCGTCCTGTCCCATGTGCCCGTCTCGCGAAGTTGATCTTGGACCGCTACGGCGAACTCGCTGCGGACTGGGGTGGCAAGGGCTCATTCAGGGCGTTTTTGGACGAGCTAAATCTGGGCGAATTGAAAGTGAGCTGGGAGAACGGCGGCGGCCATGTCTTTGACTCACAGGCGCGAGCGACGTTGCTTGATTCGCCACCAGTGATACGAACGCCAGATTGGGGCCAGCAAGCACATCTGTTCCCGATCATTCAGCAGATTCATGCGGCAACAGGCATGCCGCTGATTTCGCCACGGGAGATGCAAGGCCTGCTCGGTGCGTTGGTAGCCGAGGTGGATGGCCAACCGTTTGCGCTGTCTGACACAGGCAAGCGAGTACGCGATCGTTGTCGGGAAGCGGGCCTAGGTGTCAGCCGAGCTGATGTCAGCTATGTCCTTAAAGGTATTTTGATCGCGGGCCACGAATTCGCTTCTGGCAACGATCATGTCTCTGCGTTGAGTGGCCGCTTTATCGAGAGCATGCGTGTGATTTGTGCGGGCGAGCAGATGGTGTTGGACGATGCGACTCTGGATTCCCTGCGTGAATGGAGCTCTGGTGCTGTGATCTGA
- a CDS encoding endonuclease NucS domain-containing protein, protein MPIQHAIWQVGQQPLPLKNCKLPSEQLLEEMIVSDPRILSSEWMLIGRQEITSFGGRIDLLAIAPDGSLVLIELKRDRTPREIVAQALDYASWLQGLTADRLVQIYSRFSNGGSLETAFQNRFGAPLDEDSLNHTHQIIIAAAEIDPSTERIVGYLNERDIPINVIFFQVFQHGEHQLLSRTWLIDPGETQANAAVGKSNVGEKEPWNGEYYVSFGDATSRSWDDARKFGYISAGGGTWYTQTLKMLSPGDRVWVNIPKKGYVGVGIVEQAVQPASEFTVMTDHGEQSVMEVVLHGAKYKALADTPELSEQFVKVKWIDTLEANKAFNEVGLFGNQNTVCQPTTPKWRHTVERLKQVFSTPSA, encoded by the coding sequence ATGCCCATCCAGCACGCCATCTGGCAAGTCGGACAACAACCGTTGCCGCTCAAGAACTGCAAGTTGCCCAGCGAGCAACTGCTGGAGGAGATGATCGTCAGCGACCCGCGAATCCTGTCCAGTGAGTGGATGCTGATCGGGCGACAGGAGATCACCTCGTTCGGTGGCCGCATCGACCTGTTGGCCATCGCACCCGACGGCTCACTGGTGTTGATTGAGTTGAAGCGTGATCGAACACCGCGCGAAATCGTCGCCCAGGCTTTGGACTATGCGTCCTGGCTGCAAGGGCTTACGGCCGATCGCTTGGTTCAGATCTACAGCCGCTTCTCGAACGGCGGGAGTCTGGAAACGGCATTTCAGAACCGCTTCGGCGCTCCGCTGGACGAAGACTCCCTTAACCACACGCACCAGATCATCATCGCGGCGGCGGAGATTGATCCATCCACCGAGCGGATCGTCGGCTACCTCAACGAACGCGACATCCCGATCAACGTGATTTTCTTTCAGGTGTTCCAACACGGCGAACACCAACTGCTGAGCCGCACCTGGCTCATCGACCCGGGCGAAACGCAGGCCAACGCGGCTGTTGGCAAGAGCAACGTTGGCGAGAAGGAGCCATGGAACGGCGAGTACTACGTGTCTTTCGGTGACGCCACCAGCCGCAGTTGGGACGACGCACGCAAGTTCGGATACATCAGCGCAGGCGGGGGCACCTGGTACACCCAGACGCTCAAGATGTTGTCGCCCGGCGACAGGGTCTGGGTCAACATCCCCAAGAAGGGGTACGTTGGCGTGGGCATTGTTGAACAAGCCGTGCAACCAGCCAGCGAATTCACCGTGATGACCGATCATGGCGAACAGTCGGTGATGGAGGTGGTACTTCACGGCGCCAAGTACAAGGCGTTGGCGGATACGCCGGAATTGAGCGAGCAGTTCGTCAAGGTGAAGTGGATCGACACGCTGGAGGCCAACAAGGCCTTCAACGAGGTCGGTCTTTTTGGGAACCAGAACACGGTATGCCAGCCGACAACGCCGAAGTGGCGGCACACGGTGGAGAGGCTCAAGCAGGTGTTCTCGACGCCGTCTGCATAA
- a CDS encoding restriction endonuclease subunit S, translating into MSAVMKVREHSAEHLSALQPPLVQHFELMATAPSGVAKLRELILTQGVRGKLLPQDPSDEPASELLEKIQSEKDRLIEEGKIKRGKPLAEIPKQDEPFSLPHGWVWVRLNSLLQKIGAGSTPLGGREVYVPNGVKFLRSQNVWNDGLRLDSVAFIKPGTHAKMNGTVVFANDLLFNITGASIGRCAVVPSNFDEANVSQHVTIVRTVMPELNEFLHKVLISRHVQQTVMDVQVGVSREGLSIAKLGQFLIPLPPLAEQSRIVTRVEELMRLCDALEANGRLEDAQHAQLVQTLLAALTASTTPDELADNWQRVATHFDLLLDRPEAVDALEQTILQLAVRGLLVPQDPREEPASELVKKIRAEKYSLVAEGKIKSDKSSAPVPLDGLPFGSPTGWSWVRLGDVWQSSFYGPRFSNEEYVSTGGIPTIRTTDMTNGQIVLRNPPRVNVPLAKYDSYLVRKGDLLVTRSGSIGVMALFDLMIDAVPSAYLIRIRFSEHVYPNFFLKYFQSELGQKQLGLSTTSVGVPNVSASKMAEFFVPLPPLAEQVRIVARVESLRRVCNCLRERLVARQTTQVLLADALIGEVA; encoded by the coding sequence ATGAGTGCGGTGATGAAAGTCCGAGAACACAGCGCCGAGCACTTGAGTGCCCTGCAGCCACCGCTGGTGCAGCACTTTGAGCTGATGGCCACTGCGCCGAGTGGTGTGGCAAAACTACGCGAATTGATCTTGACGCAGGGGGTACGAGGCAAATTGCTACCGCAAGACCCGAGTGATGAACCGGCGAGTGAGCTACTGGAGAAGATTCAATCGGAGAAGGATCGACTGATCGAGGAAGGGAAGATCAAGCGAGGAAAACCGCTGGCTGAGATTCCTAAGCAGGACGAGCCGTTCTCATTACCTCACGGCTGGGTATGGGTTAGATTGAACTCGTTGCTTCAAAAGATCGGTGCAGGTAGCACGCCTCTCGGAGGAAGGGAGGTTTACGTTCCCAATGGGGTGAAGTTCCTACGCTCGCAAAACGTCTGGAACGACGGACTTCGCCTCGACAGCGTTGCCTTCATCAAGCCTGGGACACATGCAAAGATGAATGGAACGGTCGTTTTTGCAAACGACCTTTTGTTCAATATTACTGGCGCATCAATTGGCCGATGTGCAGTAGTTCCCAGCAACTTTGATGAAGCCAACGTCAGCCAGCACGTGACCATCGTTCGTACGGTGATGCCAGAACTGAACGAGTTTTTGCACAAGGTGCTGATCTCTCGGCACGTTCAACAAACTGTCATGGACGTCCAAGTTGGTGTATCTCGCGAGGGACTGAGCATCGCCAAGCTGGGGCAATTCCTGATCCCATTGCCTCCCCTCGCCGAACAATCCCGCATCGTCACCCGCGTCGAAGAACTCATGCGCCTGTGCGACGCCCTCGAAGCCAATGGCAGGCTCGAAGATGCGCAACACGCGCAGCTCGTGCAAACCCTTCTGGCCGCGCTGACCGCCAGCACCACCCCAGACGAACTCGCCGACAACTGGCAACGCGTCGCCACCCACTTCGACCTCCTACTCGACCGTCCCGAAGCCGTCGACGCCTTGGAGCAAACCATCCTGCAACTGGCTGTTCGCGGCTTGTTGGTGCCTCAAGACCCTAGGGAGGAGCCTGCGAGCGAGCTGGTGAAGAAGATTCGTGCTGAGAAGTACAGTCTGGTTGCAGAGGGCAAGATTAAGTCGGACAAGTCTTCGGCGCCAGTTCCTTTGGACGGGTTGCCTTTTGGATCGCCTACGGGGTGGTCTTGGGTAAGGCTTGGAGATGTCTGGCAAAGTTCCTTCTATGGACCACGGTTCAGCAATGAGGAGTATGTGAGTACTGGTGGAATCCCCACAATCAGAACAACCGACATGACCAATGGCCAGATAGTCCTGCGAAACCCGCCTCGAGTAAATGTGCCGCTTGCAAAGTATGACTCCTACCTGGTCAGGAAAGGTGATTTGCTTGTGACTCGCTCTGGCAGTATTGGCGTCATGGCGCTGTTCGATCTGATGATCGATGCAGTCCCGAGCGCTTACTTGATTCGGATCCGCTTCTCCGAACATGTGTATCCGAACTTCTTCCTGAAGTACTTTCAAAGCGAACTGGGTCAGAAGCAACTCGGTCTAAGCACGACATCGGTAGGCGTTCCGAACGTGAGTGCGTCAAAGATGGCTGAGTTTTTTGTTCCTCTTCCACCTCTTGCTGAACAGGTTCGTATCGTCGCCCGTGTCGAGTCCCTGCGCCGAGTGTGCAATTGCCTGCGCGAGCGCCTCGTTGCTCGCCAGACCACCCAAGTCCTTCTTGCCGATGCCCTGATCGGCGAGGTGGCCTGA
- a CDS encoding type I restriction-modification system subunit M: MSNLSPVIKSIQDIMRQDSGVDGDAQRISQLTWLLFLKVFDSLEEELELTRDAYKSPIPESMRWRNWAADPEGMTGDVLQDFVNTELFVTLKNLPADPVRNPRGYVVRGVFEDAYNYMKSGQLLRQVINKLNTIDFNRQSERHQFNDLYEKILKDLQSAGNAGEFYTPRAVTQFMVDMVNPQLGETVFDPATGTGGFLVCAIEHLRKQVQSTEDDTVLQQSIRGVEKKQLPHMLCVTNLLLHGVEVPSNIRHDNTLARPLREVTQADRVDVVLTNPPFGGIEEPGIEQGFPADVRTKETADLFLVLIKHILKVNGRASLVLPDGTLFGEGVKTRIKEQLLTECNLHTIVRLPNGVFAPYTGIKTNLLFFTKGQPTQHIWYYEHPYPEGVKSYNKTKPIRIEEFDAEKSWWGSAVDGFAARVENERAWKVSIDQIKDANYNLDQKNPHALDAVSHDPEVLLADYARLQAEAQALRDQLKAILAESLSGARE, from the coding sequence ATGTCCAACCTCTCCCCCGTCATCAAATCCATTCAGGACATCATGCGCCAGGACTCCGGCGTTGATGGAGACGCCCAGCGTATTTCGCAACTCACGTGGCTGCTGTTTCTCAAGGTCTTTGACTCGCTTGAGGAAGAGCTGGAACTCACCCGCGACGCCTACAAAAGCCCGATTCCGGAGAGCATGCGCTGGCGCAATTGGGCCGCTGACCCAGAAGGCATGACTGGCGATGTGCTGCAAGACTTCGTCAACACCGAGCTGTTCGTCACTCTGAAGAACCTGCCGGCCGACCCGGTGCGCAACCCGCGCGGCTATGTGGTGCGTGGCGTCTTTGAAGACGCCTACAACTACATGAAGAGCGGCCAGTTGCTTCGCCAGGTGATCAATAAGCTCAACACCATCGACTTCAATCGCCAGAGTGAGCGCCACCAGTTCAACGACCTCTACGAAAAGATCCTCAAGGACCTGCAGAGCGCCGGCAACGCGGGCGAGTTCTACACACCCCGCGCCGTCACACAGTTCATGGTGGACATGGTCAATCCCCAGCTGGGCGAAACTGTGTTCGACCCCGCCACCGGCACCGGCGGCTTCCTCGTTTGCGCCATCGAACACCTGCGCAAACAGGTCCAGTCCACCGAAGACGACACAGTGCTGCAGCAAAGCATTCGCGGAGTTGAGAAGAAACAGCTGCCCCACATGCTGTGCGTGACAAACCTTTTGCTCCACGGCGTCGAAGTCCCGAGCAACATCCGGCACGACAACACGCTCGCCCGCCCGTTGCGCGAAGTCACCCAGGCCGACCGTGTGGACGTGGTGCTCACCAATCCGCCCTTCGGCGGCATTGAAGAGCCCGGCATCGAGCAAGGCTTCCCGGCCGATGTGCGCACCAAGGAAACAGCCGACCTGTTCCTGGTGCTCATCAAGCACATCCTGAAAGTGAACGGCCGGGCCTCCCTGGTGTTGCCCGACGGCACCCTGTTTGGCGAAGGCGTCAAAACCCGCATCAAGGAACAGCTGCTGACGGAGTGCAACCTGCACACCATCGTGCGCCTGCCCAACGGCGTGTTCGCCCCGTACACCGGCATCAAGACCAACCTGCTGTTCTTCACCAAGGGCCAGCCGACACAGCACATCTGGTACTACGAGCACCCCTACCCCGAGGGCGTAAAGAGCTACAACAAGACCAAGCCCATCCGTATAGAAGAGTTCGACGCCGAAAAATCCTGGTGGGGCAGCGCGGTCGATGGCTTTGCCGCCCGAGTGGAAAACGAACGTGCCTGGAAGGTGAGCATCGACCAGATCAAGGACGCCAACTACAACCTGGACCAGAAGAACCCGCACGCGTTGGACGCGGTGAGCCACGACCCCGAGGTGCTGCTGGCCGACTACGCCAGGCTGCAGGCCGAAGCGCAGGCCCTGCGGGACCAGCTTAAGGCCATCCTGGCAGAATCGCTGAGCGGAGCCCGCGAATGA
- the hsdR gene encoding EcoAI/FtnUII family type I restriction enzme subunit R, whose protein sequence is MDKKNLSESDICDKFIRPAMEAAGWNGMDQIYREFPLRAGRVVVRGQKSYRDKTTVLRADYALFYKLNIPLAVVEAKDNTMAMGAGMAQAINYAQLLDVPFSFSSNGDGFVFRDATMTTGVLEQTISLEEFPSPAELWKRYCDWKGWTPEVARVAGFDYSPSKTPRYYQLNAINRTVEAIAGGQNRVLLVMATGTGKTYTAFQIIWRLWKSGAKKRILFLADRNILIDQTMVNDFRPFKGAMAKLSPNAKGVERVDAQGSVTIDDVALAVNKTTKQVDKSYEIYLSLYQAVTGTEEESNIYKQFSPDFFDLIVIDECHRGSAAEDSAWRDILNYFENATQIGLTATPKETDAASNIHYFGEPVYTYSLKQGIEDGYLAPYKVIRIDLDRDTFGWRPTEGMTDKAGNLIEDRVYTGADMNRKLVLEKRDEAVAAKITEYLKATDRNAKTIVFCEDIDHAARMRQALANANADICATQPKYVVQITGDNQEGKRELDNFIDPEKTYPVIATTSKLMSTGVDAQTCKLIVLDQNIRSMTLFKQIIGRGTRLREDLGKSWFTIMDFKRATELFADPAFDGNPVQIYEPDEGDPIEPPVVDDPTRPQQPGEDQPSLGPTTVGPGEGGIIEPKRYIVGGMVTVAVARERVQYLNADGKLITESLRDYTRINLARKYDSLDKFLQAWNDADRKAALIEELERQGVLIEALADEVAHTGLKDLDPFDLLLHVAYNKPPLTRRERANRVKKRNVFTQYGPMARQVIEALLDKYADEGIATLEANNVLSLPPVNQLGLPVELIRSFGGRPQYLAALNTLERELYAPASP, encoded by the coding sequence ATGGACAAGAAGAATCTCTCAGAAAGCGACATCTGCGACAAGTTCATCCGCCCGGCCATGGAAGCCGCCGGGTGGAATGGCATGGATCAAATCTATCGCGAGTTCCCCCTGCGCGCCGGACGCGTGGTCGTTCGTGGCCAGAAGTCGTATCGCGACAAGACTACGGTACTCCGCGCCGATTACGCGCTTTTCTACAAGCTCAACATTCCATTGGCCGTGGTCGAGGCCAAAGACAACACCATGGCCATGGGTGCGGGCATGGCCCAGGCCATCAACTACGCCCAGCTGCTGGACGTGCCCTTCAGCTTCTCCTCCAACGGAGATGGTTTTGTGTTCCGCGACGCCACCATGACCACTGGTGTGTTGGAACAGACGATTTCCCTAGAAGAGTTCCCTAGCCCGGCCGAGCTCTGGAAGCGCTATTGCGATTGGAAGGGCTGGACGCCTGAGGTGGCGCGCGTCGCCGGGTTTGACTACTCCCCCAGCAAGACCCCGCGCTACTACCAGCTCAATGCCATCAACCGCACGGTCGAGGCCATTGCTGGCGGTCAAAACCGGGTGCTCTTGGTCATGGCGACCGGCACCGGCAAGACCTATACCGCCTTCCAGATCATCTGGCGACTCTGGAAGAGCGGCGCCAAGAAGCGCATTCTGTTCCTTGCCGATCGCAACATCCTGATCGACCAGACCATGGTCAATGATTTCCGCCCCTTCAAGGGTGCCATGGCCAAGCTCTCTCCGAACGCCAAGGGTGTGGAGCGGGTGGATGCGCAGGGTAGCGTCACCATCGACGATGTGGCCCTGGCGGTCAACAAGACCACCAAGCAGGTCGATAAGAGCTACGAGATCTACCTGTCTCTTTACCAAGCGGTCACCGGCACAGAAGAAGAAAGCAACATCTACAAGCAGTTTTCGCCCGACTTCTTCGACCTCATAGTGATCGACGAGTGCCACCGTGGCAGTGCGGCCGAAGACTCGGCCTGGCGCGACATCCTCAATTACTTCGAAAATGCCACCCAGATCGGCCTTACCGCCACGCCCAAGGAAACAGACGCGGCTTCCAACATCCACTACTTTGGGGAACCGGTCTACACCTACAGCCTCAAGCAGGGCATTGAAGACGGCTACCTCGCGCCGTACAAAGTCATTCGCATCGACTTGGACCGCGACACATTCGGATGGCGTCCCACCGAGGGCATGACCGATAAGGCCGGCAACCTGATCGAAGACCGCGTCTACACCGGCGCCGACATGAACCGAAAGCTCGTGCTGGAAAAGCGCGATGAAGCCGTGGCCGCCAAGATCACCGAGTACCTCAAGGCCACCGACCGCAATGCCAAGACCATCGTGTTCTGCGAAGACATCGACCACGCCGCCCGCATGCGCCAGGCGCTGGCCAACGCCAATGCCGACATCTGCGCCACCCAACCTAAGTACGTGGTGCAGATCACCGGTGACAACCAAGAAGGCAAGCGCGAGCTCGACAACTTCATCGACCCCGAGAAGACCTACCCGGTCATTGCCACCACGTCCAAGCTAATGAGTACAGGGGTCGACGCGCAGACCTGCAAGCTCATCGTGTTGGATCAGAACATCCGCTCGATGACATTGTTCAAACAGATCATCGGCCGCGGCACCCGACTGCGCGAAGACCTGGGCAAGAGCTGGTTCACCATCATGGACTTCAAGCGTGCCACTGAGCTTTTTGCAGACCCAGCGTTCGATGGCAATCCGGTCCAGATTTACGAGCCCGACGAAGGCGATCCTATCGAGCCGCCTGTCGTCGATGATCCGACCAGACCGCAGCAGCCCGGCGAGGATCAGCCGTCCCTTGGTCCAACCACCGTCGGTCCCGGCGAGGGGGGAATCATTGAGCCCAAGAGGTACATCGTAGGAGGCATGGTCACTGTCGCCGTCGCACGCGAGCGTGTGCAGTACCTCAACGCCGACGGCAAGCTGATCACTGAAAGCCTGCGCGACTACACCCGCATCAACCTAGCCCGCAAATACGACTCGCTCGACAAGTTTCTGCAAGCCTGGAACGATGCCGACCGAAAAGCCGCTCTCATCGAAGAGCTGGAGCGCCAAGGCGTGCTCATCGAAGCTCTAGCAGATGAAGTCGCTCACACCGGCCTGAAAGACCTAGATCCATTCGACCTGCTGCTGCACGTGGCCTACAACAAACCGCCACTCACCCGGCGCGAGCGGGCCAACCGCGTCAAGAAGCGCAATGTGTTCACACAGTACGGCCCCATGGCCCGCCAAGTGATCGAAGCCTTGCTCGATAAATACGCTGACGAAGGCATCGCCACACTCGAAGCCAACAACGTGCTCAGCCTGCCACCGGTCAACCAGCTGGGTCTGCCCGTGGAGTTGATCCGAAGTTTCGGTGGGCGCCCACAATACTTGGCTGCACTGAACACCCTGGAGCGCGAGCTTTACGCGCCTGCGTCACCTTGA
- a CDS encoding helix-turn-helix domain-containing protein, translating to MTTFAESLKKEIARVARKELRDELLSLRKSSASFRSDIAELKRKIKGLESQVKVLSRAAPNLPAAPREAPAVTRGKPGRKVVFGAAELLELRKHLGFTQAQMAELLGVSSLSIYKWESGQVTPRAAQLEKIFAVRKIGKREANARINAD from the coding sequence ATGACTACATTTGCCGAATCCCTGAAGAAAGAAATCGCTCGCGTTGCCAGGAAGGAGCTCCGAGACGAGCTCCTGAGCCTGCGCAAGTCTTCCGCGAGCTTTCGCTCAGACATTGCTGAGCTAAAGCGAAAGATCAAAGGGCTGGAGTCGCAGGTGAAGGTGCTGAGTCGTGCAGCCCCAAACCTCCCTGCGGCTCCCCGTGAGGCGCCGGCGGTCACTCGTGGGAAGCCCGGGCGCAAAGTTGTGTTTGGTGCGGCGGAGTTGCTGGAGCTTCGCAAGCATCTGGGATTTACCCAGGCCCAAATGGCCGAGCTCTTGGGCGTCTCTTCTCTTTCGATTTACAAGTGGGAAAGCGGGCAGGTAACGCCCAGGGCTGCACAGCTGGAGAAGATCTTCGCAGTTCGAAAGATCGGCAAGCGTGAGGCGAACGCCCGCATCAACGCCGACTGA
- a CDS encoding ATP-binding protein, whose product MNQISAWLALEDLLALSDTEIIARITLGGDRSPGLPSISAHLAKDKLRSVLKSVYVPSHQVLRIIVRALVMIQDHYLLHYASPLDYRRGINSLRSPVPTALPLCLTGLPGVGKTELAMAIVRLIQDQFLANIGDDYAPALLTPCRYIKITAGSSLLNNFGKIVFGDAKNGNKLTFDDLTGMGARKLYREGLAMLILDEMHLIARGTNASVNIVKLLTLAADCGPPQFHISNFRNVGKIMGSGWEVTGRLMTECVVMTPELSDDPAELELRRVYEAVTCGVVPNDGEFWSHLNAITFRVHRTRIHLLSLAFEITRTASRSVISIADLKSAALTSQFAVNRLQVDVLSKMAIDGKTPKGHKDLVCPLGAHFAFPSDAKQAAIAAEETEIDAAVVRSSLTPAEAKAIDDLEDKENKSIKQTKKRRPKADYDSLLASVEGR is encoded by the coding sequence ATGAACCAAATATCTGCTTGGCTCGCCTTGGAGGACCTGCTTGCTTTGTCGGACACCGAGATCATCGCCAGAATCACGCTTGGAGGTGATCGGTCGCCTGGCCTGCCATCGATCAGCGCGCACCTGGCGAAGGACAAGTTAAGGAGCGTCTTGAAGTCTGTGTACGTTCCGTCGCACCAGGTGCTTCGCATCATTGTGCGAGCGCTGGTGATGATCCAAGACCACTACCTTCTTCACTATGCGAGTCCACTCGACTATCGGAGGGGTATCAACAGTCTTAGAAGCCCTGTCCCTACTGCGTTGCCCTTGTGCCTGACAGGGCTTCCAGGTGTTGGCAAGACAGAACTGGCGATGGCAATCGTGAGGCTGATCCAGGATCAGTTCCTTGCGAACATCGGGGACGACTACGCCCCCGCACTTTTGACTCCATGCAGGTACATCAAGATCACCGCGGGCAGCTCTTTGCTGAATAACTTTGGGAAGATCGTGTTTGGTGACGCAAAGAATGGGAACAAGCTCACCTTTGACGACCTCACGGGCATGGGTGCGAGGAAACTCTACCGCGAGGGGCTTGCGATGCTGATTCTCGACGAAATGCACCTGATCGCGAGAGGCACGAACGCGAGCGTGAACATCGTCAAGCTCCTGACACTTGCCGCAGATTGTGGCCCCCCTCAGTTCCATATCTCCAACTTCCGCAATGTCGGAAAGATCATGGGAAGCGGGTGGGAGGTGACTGGTCGGCTCATGACCGAGTGTGTGGTCATGACGCCTGAACTGAGCGACGATCCCGCGGAGCTTGAGCTCAGACGTGTTTATGAGGCGGTCACATGTGGTGTTGTCCCAAACGACGGGGAGTTTTGGTCACACTTGAACGCAATCACCTTTCGTGTCCACCGGACGCGTATTCACCTTCTGAGCCTCGCCTTTGAAATCACACGCACGGCATCACGATCAGTGATCTCGATCGCCGACCTTAAGTCAGCTGCCCTGACCTCTCAGTTTGCTGTAAACCGCCTGCAGGTTGACGTCCTGTCCAAAATGGCAATCGATGGAAAGACGCCAAAAGGCCACAAGGATCTTGTGTGTCCACTTGGTGCGCACTTTGCCTTTCCCTCGGATGCCAAGCAGGCTGCCATCGCTGCGGAGGAGACCGAAATTGACGCGGCGGTGGTGCGGTCGTCGTTGACCCCTGCAGAGGCGAAGGCCATTGACGATCTTGAAGATAAAGAGAATAAGAGCATCAAGCAGACGAAAAAGAGGCGCCCCAAGGCTGACTACGACTCATTGCTTGCGTCTGTTGAGGGCCGCTGA
- a CDS encoding DNA-binding protein, protein MVAMTDSSDRCNEIKGYFEAHGRAIGEWADLRGFKRSLVYAVLNGRALGRRGRSHHIAMALGLKKDPQMPVTPDLREFFAMAGDASAHPMAGGADETIPRKEAV, encoded by the coding sequence ATGGTCGCGATGACGGACTCGAGTGATCGGTGCAACGAGATCAAGGGCTACTTTGAAGCCCACGGGCGCGCCATAGGCGAGTGGGCCGATCTGAGAGGATTCAAGCGATCCCTCGTGTACGCCGTTCTCAACGGACGTGCGTTGGGCAGGCGAGGCAGATCGCATCACATCGCTATGGCACTGGGTCTGAAGAAGGATCCTCAGATGCCCGTGACACCAGATCTTCGAGAGTTTTTTGCCATGGCTGGCGATGCCAGCGCGCATCCCATGGCTGGTGGCGCTGACGAAACCATTCCCAGAAAGGAGGCTGTATGA